From a single Actinomycetota bacterium genomic region:
- the hypB gene encoding hydrogenase nickel incorporation protein HypB: protein MDIEVLEGIFDANEKIARENEELFRRHGVLAVNLMASPGAGKTSLVIRTLELLGGKLRIGVIEGDIASSVDSEKVKSHGVPVVQINTGGACHLDAIMIRQALDHLDLASLDLVIIENVGNLVCPAEFKLGEGLRAMILSVAEGHDKPLKYPLMFSDSQVLLVNKIDLLGLGDFDMQELRSTVSKMNPGMVVFEVSCRTGEGLQAWADWLLERASEFGKVRG, encoded by the coding sequence ATGGACATCGAGGTGCTGGAGGGGATCTTCGACGCCAACGAGAAGATCGCCCGCGAGAACGAGGAGCTCTTCCGTCGCCACGGCGTGCTGGCCGTAAACCTCATGGCCTCGCCGGGAGCGGGAAAGACCTCCCTGGTCATCAGGACCCTCGAGCTGCTGGGCGGCAAGCTGCGCATCGGGGTCATCGAGGGGGACATAGCCTCCAGCGTCGACTCGGAGAAGGTGAAATCCCACGGGGTGCCGGTGGTGCAGATAAACACCGGCGGAGCCTGCCACCTCGACGCCATCATGATCCGGCAGGCGCTGGACCACCTCGACCTGGCGTCGCTCGACCTGGTGATCATCGAGAACGTGGGCAACCTGGTCTGCCCGGCGGAGTTCAAGCTGGGCGAGGGGCTGCGGGCCATGATCCTCTCCGTGGCCGAGGGCCACGACAAGCCCCTGAAATATCCCCTCATGTTCAGCGACTCCCAGGTGCTCCTGGTGAACAAGATCGACCTCCTGGGCCTGGGCGACTTCGACATGCAGGAGCTGCGCTCGACGGTTTCGAAGATGAACCCCGGCATGGTCGTCTTCGAGGTGAGCTGCCGCACCGGGGAGGGGCTGCAGGCCTGGGCGGACTGGCTCCTGGAGAGGGCGTCCGAGTTCGGGAAAGTGCGAGGTTGA